From the genome of Streptomyces sp. V1I1, one region includes:
- the sbnA gene encoding 2,3-diaminopropionate biosynthesis protein SbnA: MPVISVPQAFNEDELYVDLEGIFGQSLFLKCEGFNFAGSIKLKAATEMIEAAERDGLLTEDSVLVESSSGNLGVALSMIAASKGYRFLCVTDSRCNLSTRMMIEALGSQVHIITEPDPVSGFLGARIDHVRALCASDDRYVWLNQYTNPSNGMAHYRRTAPAIARQFPDLDVLFVGAGTTGTLMGCARYFRQWHRPVRIVAVDSVGSVTFGGAPGRRMIPGLGTSRRPPLLDESYVDDVVCVAEPDTIRACHRLARRGFVFGGSTGTVVSGAMDWLARQEGRELTAVAIAPDLGERYLETIYQTNWVQDLYGEDVLGSQELTTASQAA, from the coding sequence ATGCCCGTCATATCCGTTCCCCAGGCCTTCAACGAGGACGAGCTCTACGTCGACCTTGAGGGAATCTTCGGGCAGTCATTGTTCCTCAAATGCGAGGGCTTCAATTTCGCCGGCTCGATCAAACTCAAAGCCGCCACCGAAATGATCGAGGCCGCCGAACGCGACGGCCTGCTGACTGAAGACTCGGTCCTGGTCGAGTCGTCCTCGGGCAACCTGGGCGTGGCCCTGAGCATGATCGCAGCCAGCAAGGGCTACCGGTTCCTGTGCGTGACCGACTCCCGCTGCAACCTGTCGACCAGGATGATGATCGAGGCCCTGGGCAGCCAGGTCCACATCATCACCGAGCCCGACCCCGTCAGCGGCTTCCTCGGCGCGCGCATCGACCACGTCCGCGCTCTGTGCGCATCCGACGACCGCTATGTGTGGCTCAACCAGTACACCAACCCCAGCAACGGCATGGCCCACTACCGCAGGACCGCCCCGGCCATCGCCCGGCAGTTCCCGGACCTGGATGTGCTGTTCGTCGGGGCCGGCACCACCGGGACCCTCATGGGCTGCGCGCGCTACTTCCGCCAGTGGCACCGGCCGGTGCGCATCGTGGCCGTCGACAGCGTGGGCTCGGTGACCTTCGGGGGCGCGCCGGGCCGGCGGATGATTCCCGGCCTGGGCACCAGCAGGCGCCCGCCGCTGCTGGACGAGTCCTATGTCGACGATGTGGTGTGCGTGGCGGAGCCCGACACCATCCGGGCCTGTCACCGGCTGGCCAGGCGCGGGTTTGTGTTCGGGGGTTCCACCGGCACAGTGGTCAGCGGCGCGATGGACTGGCTGGCGCGGCAGGAGGGACGGGAACTGACCGCGGTGGCCATCGCCCCGGATCTGGGTGAGCGGTATCTGGAGACCATCTACCAGACCAACTGGGTGCAGGACCTGTACGGTGAGGACGTCCTCGGCTCCCAGGAGCTGACCACCGCATCCCAGGCAGCCTGA
- a CDS encoding amino acid adenylation domain-containing protein, whose amino-acid sequence MATHVSRTQTGREYWRGVLTAGGFTPAPRWTLHPVTGVGQYETPAPDDTVTGLRRLAGELAVPLSSILLAAHAKVLAALSGEREITTGYVAEGGSLLPCRLTTAPASWRQLLHNTHQVAAELQAHQHVPAEDIDAQRRELGLTGQLFETVLDPTAVDEDLTGDTVLRVGIAHHDGRLVLRLRYRTEMLDADGAARIAGYHLAALAMITDDPDAEHARQSLLSDQELRFQLEELAGPVRELPDRRVHELFEDRVRMHPDALAAVHAGRQWTYGELNARANRLARALVDRGLAREGVVAVVTERNLDWMAAVLAVFKAGGVYLPIEPHFPAERIAATLSRAECTLVLTESGSTTTLDQALDSLPGVQRLFVEAAYEEDHADDDLGIHVTPGQLAYIYFTSGSTGEPKGAMCEHAGMLNHLYAKIDDLKVGEGQVVAQTAPQCFDISLWQLLSALLAGGRTLLVEQDVILDVPRFLDTLTDGKVTVLQVVPSYLEAVLAELEQRPRTLPDLRCVSVTGEALKKELAERWFAAEPEIKLVNAYGLTETSDDTNHEVMDRVPDRILLGRAVNNVHVYVVDEHLAPVPLGAPGVIAFSGVCVGRGYINDSERTQAAYLADPHREGMRLYLGGDYGRWQPEGKLEFLGRRDTQVKIRGFRIEIGEIENTLLRIPGVRDGAVVVAERADQSKHLVAFYSGPGPLDTGTLTDRLGASLPEYMVPSAFHWRESLPLTANSKIDKKTLVALAAQLGTTEDDHEPLATPTEQRLAAAWGQVLGVPQDRIGRRDHFFDRGGTSLSAVKLAIALDRAVSLKDVTAHPVLTDLAALVDNKPQRHTTEPLTPSSTTSKGKSTMPNPIPASLLEADLHPGKPSILHTDTPDHAPAWAAEHHHALRTLVTEHGALLIRGLHLRDADEAGAVFHELAPALMTDKEAFAPRRTYTPGVYSSSTWPPNQPMCMHHELSYTHRPPGLMLFACLTAPTTGGATAIADAPTVLKALPTELVHRFEQEGWLLTRTYNDEIGAPYAQAFGTDNRTAIENYCRTHAIDFAWQPDGSLRTRQHRAAVTAHPVTGRRCWFNQIAFLNEWTIEPEIRDYLIDVYGADQLPFNTRFGSGDPIGEDIIQLLGDTYTAHTIREPWQSGDLMLVDNLRTAHSREAYEGPREVLVAMAEPLRLADRTPNAEVSPR is encoded by the coding sequence ATGGCAACGCATGTGAGTCGCACCCAGACCGGCCGTGAGTACTGGCGCGGCGTACTGACAGCCGGCGGTTTCACCCCGGCCCCGCGCTGGACCCTCCACCCGGTGACCGGCGTGGGCCAGTACGAGACACCGGCCCCCGACGACACTGTGACCGGGCTGCGCCGGCTGGCGGGCGAGCTGGCGGTGCCCCTCAGTTCCATCCTGCTGGCCGCGCACGCCAAGGTGCTCGCGGCACTGTCAGGCGAGCGGGAGATCACCACCGGCTACGTCGCCGAGGGCGGCAGCCTGCTGCCGTGCCGGCTGACCACCGCACCCGCTTCATGGCGCCAACTGCTGCACAACACCCATCAGGTCGCAGCCGAACTGCAGGCACACCAGCACGTCCCGGCCGAGGACATTGACGCTCAAAGGCGCGAACTGGGCCTGACCGGGCAGTTGTTCGAGACCGTTCTCGATCCCACCGCGGTCGATGAAGACCTCACCGGGGACACCGTGCTGCGGGTGGGCATCGCTCACCACGACGGCCGGCTCGTACTGCGGCTGCGCTACCGCACCGAGATGCTCGACGCCGATGGTGCCGCCCGTATCGCGGGCTATCACCTGGCCGCGCTCGCGATGATCACCGACGACCCCGATGCCGAACACGCACGCCAGAGCCTGCTGTCCGACCAAGAGCTGCGGTTCCAGCTCGAGGAACTGGCCGGACCGGTCCGGGAGTTGCCCGATAGGCGGGTGCATGAGCTGTTCGAGGACCGTGTGCGGATGCATCCGGATGCGCTCGCAGCCGTGCACGCCGGCCGGCAGTGGACCTATGGGGAGCTCAACGCCCGGGCAAACCGGCTGGCCCGCGCCCTTGTGGACCGCGGGCTTGCCCGCGAAGGTGTCGTCGCGGTGGTGACCGAGCGCAACCTGGACTGGATGGCCGCCGTCCTCGCTGTCTTCAAGGCCGGTGGCGTCTACCTGCCCATCGAGCCGCACTTCCCGGCCGAACGCATCGCTGCCACCCTCTCCCGCGCCGAATGCACCCTGGTGCTGACTGAATCCGGCAGCACCACCACCCTCGACCAGGCACTCGACTCCCTGCCCGGAGTCCAGAGGCTCTTCGTCGAGGCGGCCTACGAAGAAGACCATGCCGACGATGATCTCGGCATCCACGTCACGCCCGGCCAGCTTGCCTACATCTACTTCACCTCCGGCTCCACAGGTGAGCCCAAGGGTGCGATGTGCGAGCACGCGGGCATGCTCAACCACCTCTACGCCAAGATCGACGACCTGAAGGTCGGCGAGGGGCAGGTGGTGGCCCAGACCGCACCTCAGTGCTTCGACATCTCCCTGTGGCAACTTCTCTCCGCGCTGCTGGCCGGCGGGCGGACCCTGCTGGTCGAGCAGGACGTCATCCTCGACGTCCCCCGCTTCCTCGACACCCTCACCGACGGCAAGGTCACCGTCCTGCAGGTCGTGCCCTCCTACCTCGAAGCCGTCCTGGCCGAGCTCGAACAGCGCCCCCGCACGCTGCCCGATCTGCGCTGCGTGTCGGTGACCGGTGAGGCGCTGAAGAAGGAGCTCGCCGAGCGCTGGTTCGCGGCCGAGCCGGAGATCAAGCTGGTCAACGCTTACGGGCTGACCGAGACCTCGGACGACACCAACCACGAGGTCATGGACCGGGTGCCGGACCGAATCCTGCTCGGCCGCGCGGTCAACAATGTGCATGTCTACGTCGTCGACGAACACCTAGCACCGGTGCCGCTGGGTGCCCCGGGTGTGATCGCTTTCTCCGGGGTCTGTGTCGGCCGCGGCTACATCAACGACTCCGAACGCACCCAGGCGGCTTACCTGGCGGATCCGCACCGCGAAGGCATGCGGCTCTACCTCGGCGGCGACTACGGCCGCTGGCAGCCTGAAGGCAAGCTGGAGTTCCTCGGCCGCCGCGATACCCAGGTCAAGATCCGCGGGTTCCGGATCGAGATCGGCGAGATCGAGAACACCCTGCTGCGGATACCCGGTGTCCGCGACGGCGCGGTGGTGGTGGCCGAACGCGCCGACCAGAGCAAGCACCTGGTCGCCTTCTACTCCGGCCCGGGGCCCCTCGATACCGGGACTCTTACCGACCGGCTGGGTGCCTCGCTGCCCGAGTACATGGTCCCTTCCGCCTTCCACTGGCGGGAAAGTCTGCCGCTGACGGCCAACAGCAAGATCGACAAGAAGACGCTGGTGGCGCTCGCCGCACAACTCGGCACCACCGAGGACGACCACGAGCCGCTGGCCACACCGACCGAGCAGCGGCTGGCGGCCGCCTGGGGACAGGTCCTTGGCGTCCCACAGGACCGGATCGGACGCCGCGACCATTTCTTCGACCGCGGCGGCACCTCCCTCTCGGCGGTGAAGCTCGCCATCGCCCTGGACCGCGCCGTGTCCCTCAAGGACGTCACCGCACACCCGGTCCTCACCGACCTCGCCGCCCTGGTCGACAACAAACCCCAACGCCACACAACCGAACCACTGACCCCCTCCTCAACCACATCGAAAGGAAAAAGCACCATGCCGAACCCGATCCCGGCGTCCCTGCTCGAGGCGGACCTGCACCCCGGCAAACCCTCGATCCTGCACACCGACACCCCCGACCACGCGCCGGCCTGGGCGGCCGAACACCACCACGCACTGCGCACCCTCGTCACCGAACACGGCGCACTCCTCATCCGCGGCCTGCACCTGCGCGACGCGGACGAGGCCGGCGCCGTCTTCCACGAACTCGCCCCGGCCCTGATGACCGACAAGGAAGCCTTCGCGCCCCGCCGGACCTACACCCCGGGCGTGTACTCCTCCTCGACATGGCCGCCGAACCAGCCGATGTGCATGCACCACGAACTCAGCTACACCCACAGGCCCCCCGGCCTGATGCTGTTCGCCTGCCTGACCGCACCCACCACCGGCGGAGCCACCGCCATCGCCGACGCCCCCACCGTCCTTAAGGCACTGCCCACCGAGCTGGTCCACCGCTTCGAACAGGAAGGCTGGCTGCTCACCCGCACCTACAACGACGAGATCGGCGCCCCCTACGCCCAGGCCTTCGGCACCGACAACCGCACCGCCATTGAGAACTACTGCCGCACCCACGCCATCGACTTCGCCTGGCAGCCCGACGGCAGCCTGCGCACCCGCCAGCACCGCGCCGCCGTGACGGCCCACCCCGTCACCGGCCGCCGCTGCTGGTTCAACCAGATCGCGTTCCTCAACGAATGGACGATCGAACCCGAAATCCGCGACTACCTCATCGACGTCTACGGCGCCGACCAACTGCCATTCAACACCCGCTTCGGCAGCGGCGACCCGATCGGCGAGGACATCATCCAGCTCCTGGGCGACACCTACACCGCCCACACCATCCGCGAACCGTGGCAGAGCGGCGATCTGATGCTCGTCGACAACCTGCGCACCGCACACAGCAGAGAGGCCTACGAGGGACCACGCGAGGTACTCGTCGCCATGGCCGAGCCCCTGCGCCTGGCCGACCGCACGCCGAACGCCGAGGTGAGCCCCCGATGA
- the sbnB gene encoding 2,3-diaminopropionate biosynthesis protein SbnB, which yields MTAQRPPATQPPMSQPPTVPPFAVISGAQVQQALGDRERQIVDLIEATYQLHAAGESVNPPSYFLRFPDRPSSRIIALPASIGGQVRVDGLKWISSFPDNVEAGIPRASAVLILNDHDTGYPFACLESSIISATRTAASAALAADHLTRNRQRPTRIGFFGTGLIARYIHAFLTGTGWTFDETGVHDLSAHSAAGFRDYLQQTGTTGQITVHDSPEELIRSSDLVVFATIAGEPHISDPAWFDHNPLVLHVSLRDLAPEIILVSTNIVDDVEHCLKANTSPHLAEQLTGNRDFLNGTLDDVMTGRVTPPTDRPLVFSPFGLGVLDLAVGKYVYDETARSGQLHVIEDFFHDLRRHG from the coding sequence ATGACCGCCCAGCGCCCGCCCGCCACGCAGCCCCCCATGTCTCAGCCGCCCACCGTGCCCCCGTTCGCCGTGATCTCCGGCGCCCAGGTCCAGCAGGCCCTGGGGGACCGGGAAAGGCAGATCGTGGATCTCATCGAGGCCACCTACCAGCTGCACGCCGCCGGTGAGTCGGTCAACCCGCCCTCCTACTTCCTGCGCTTCCCCGACCGCCCCTCCTCCCGGATCATCGCGCTGCCCGCCTCGATCGGCGGCCAGGTGCGCGTCGACGGCCTCAAATGGATCTCCAGTTTCCCCGACAACGTCGAAGCAGGCATCCCGCGCGCCTCGGCCGTGCTCATCCTCAACGACCACGACACCGGCTATCCCTTCGCCTGCCTGGAAAGCTCCATCATCAGCGCCACCAGAACCGCCGCATCGGCCGCCCTCGCCGCCGACCACCTCACCCGCAACCGGCAACGCCCCACCCGCATCGGGTTCTTCGGCACGGGCCTGATCGCCCGCTACATCCACGCCTTCCTGACCGGCACCGGCTGGACCTTCGACGAGACCGGCGTCCACGACCTGTCCGCCCACAGCGCCGCCGGCTTCCGCGACTACCTCCAACAGACAGGCACCACCGGACAGATCACCGTGCACGACAGCCCCGAGGAACTCATCCGCTCCAGCGACCTCGTCGTCTTCGCCACAATCGCCGGCGAGCCGCACATCAGCGACCCGGCATGGTTCGACCACAACCCTCTGGTCCTGCACGTGTCCCTGCGCGACCTCGCACCCGAGATCATCCTCGTCTCGACCAACATCGTCGACGACGTCGAACACTGCCTTAAAGCCAACACCTCCCCGCACCTGGCCGAACAGCTCACCGGCAACCGCGACTTCCTGAACGGCACACTCGACGACGTCATGACCGGACGAGTGACACCCCCCACGGACCGGCCACTGGTGTTCTCACCCTTCGGCCTCGGAGTACTCGACCTCGCCGTCGGTAAGTACGTCTACGACGAGACAGCACGCTCCGGGCAGCTCCACGTCATCGAGGACTTCTTCCACGACCTGCGCCGCCACGGATAA
- a CDS encoding DUF6221 family protein, which yields MAGNTDMVTFIEARLTEEEQVAWDAGGASWRCPADVPGEVHDRRSGIAFTVRGAGYDRHIALQDPARTLARIETSRVLLSEYTEVADRDTDRPTDDYTSGRAVGLGFAVRQLAAEYAWHPDYKAKWLPRFIR from the coding sequence ATGGCCGGCAACACAGACATGGTGACCTTCATCGAGGCGCGGCTCACCGAGGAGGAGCAAGTCGCGTGGGACGCCGGCGGCGCGAGCTGGAGGTGCCCGGCCGATGTGCCTGGAGAGGTCCACGACAGAAGGTCCGGTATCGCGTTCACGGTGAGGGGAGCCGGCTACGACCGGCACATCGCGCTCCAGGACCCGGCTCGCACTCTGGCCCGCATCGAAACCAGCCGCGTCCTGCTCAGCGAGTACACCGAAGTAGCCGACCGCGACACCGACCGCCCGACCGACGACTACACCTCCGGCCGTGCCGTCGGACTCGGCTTCGCAGTACGCCAACTGGCCGCCGAATACGCCTGGCACCCCGACTACAAAGCGAAATGGCTCCCCCGATTCATCCGATAA
- a CDS encoding helix-turn-helix domain-containing protein, translating to MVRVPLSPQERQRGERFGILLRQARGDRSMVDVAAAAGVSAETLRKIETGRAPTPAFFTVAALAHALHLSLDDLAAACAEDAEGGEQAMSA from the coding sequence ATGGTGAGAGTTCCTTTGAGTCCGCAAGAGCGGCAACGCGGAGAGCGCTTCGGGATCCTGCTTCGCCAGGCCCGCGGTGACCGCAGCATGGTCGACGTGGCAGCAGCCGCCGGGGTGTCCGCTGAAACCCTCCGCAAGATCGAGACCGGCCGAGCCCCGACCCCGGCCTTCTTCACCGTGGCAGCCTTGGCCCACGCCCTGCACCTGTCACTCGATGACCTGGCCGCCGCCTGCGCGGAAGACGCCGAAGGCGGCGAGCAGGCCATGTCGGCGTGA
- a CDS encoding bifunctional 2-polyprenyl-6-hydroxyphenol methylase/3-demethylubiquinol 3-O-methyltransferase UbiG, translating into MGSDDDALLADQMAYYRAGAAEYDRPYAEREDLQELLSAADGLPIAGDVLELACGTGQWTAMLAARAHSVTAIDAADEVLAIARARTASSSVQFIQADLFEWQPPRRYDTVFFAFWLSHVPPARLPDFWNTVAAAVAPGGRAIFIDDGPSVAAEEEVLADQPVPAALRRLDDGSQYRIVKVFHDVQTLTDDLTALGWSVRIRPVAGNFIGIAEPPATIG; encoded by the coding sequence ATGGGCAGCGATGACGACGCTCTTCTAGCGGATCAGATGGCCTACTACAGGGCCGGCGCGGCCGAGTACGACCGGCCCTATGCAGAACGCGAGGACCTGCAGGAGTTGCTGTCTGCGGCCGACGGCCTCCCGATTGCCGGGGATGTGCTGGAGTTGGCCTGCGGAACCGGACAGTGGACCGCGATGCTCGCCGCGCGGGCGCATTCGGTGACGGCTATCGACGCGGCAGACGAAGTGTTGGCCATCGCTCGTGCGCGCACCGCATCCTCCAGCGTCCAGTTCATTCAGGCTGACCTGTTCGAGTGGCAGCCGCCGCGAAGGTACGACACTGTGTTCTTCGCCTTCTGGCTTTCCCATGTCCCGCCGGCGCGGTTGCCCGACTTTTGGAACACCGTCGCCGCCGCGGTCGCGCCGGGCGGCAGAGCGATCTTCATCGACGACGGCCCCTCCGTGGCCGCGGAGGAGGAGGTCCTCGCGGATCAGCCCGTCCCTGCGGCGCTGCGTCGGCTCGATGACGGCAGCCAGTACCGCATCGTGAAGGTGTTCCACGATGTCCAGACCCTCACGGACGACCTCACAGCTCTGGGGTGGTCGGTCCGTATCCGGCCCGTGGCCGGGAACTTCATCGGCATTGCAGAACCGCCGGCCACCATTGGCTAA
- a CDS encoding TetR/AcrR family transcriptional regulator C-terminal domain-containing protein, giving the protein MEQALAALDGTGFSGAERMDAVVLLAGHVRGIAQQARAAGPAGNPEAQLSVTLGELMQAHGEHYPALTAALASATQHGGQDQALEFGLQRILDGLGLLIAQRSN; this is encoded by the coding sequence ATGGAGCAGGCCCTCGCCGCACTGGACGGCACCGGCTTCTCGGGTGCCGAGCGGATGGACGCGGTCGTCCTGCTGGCCGGCCACGTGCGCGGGATCGCCCAACAGGCCCGCGCGGCGGGTCCGGCGGGCAACCCCGAAGCGCAGCTCAGCGTCACGCTCGGGGAGCTGATGCAGGCGCACGGCGAGCACTACCCAGCCCTCACCGCCGCGCTGGCCTCGGCGACCCAGCACGGCGGGCAGGACCAGGCACTGGAGTTCGGCCTGCAACGCATCCTGGACGGCTTGGGCCTACTCATCGCCCAGCGTTCGAACTGA
- a CDS encoding DUF1036 domain-containing protein — translation MPIFRNQYAKVWVAAMIYDPEACGGEGKDFQTMGWYSLVPNEAKYLQAGYRQHFYWYAEADDGRTWPGPFGPVCTLITAFSGCLGMSARR, via the coding sequence ATGCCAATCTTCCGGAACCAGTACGCCAAAGTCTGGGTAGCTGCCATGATCTACGACCCCGAAGCGTGTGGTGGCGAAGGCAAGGACTTTCAAACCATGGGCTGGTACAGCCTGGTACCCAACGAAGCGAAGTACCTGCAGGCCGGCTACCGACAGCACTTCTACTGGTATGCCGAAGCCGACGACGGACGCACATGGCCTGGCCCTTTCGGTCCGGTATGCACCCTGATCACCGCATTCAGCGGATGCTTGGGCATGTCGGCCAGGCGCTGA
- a CDS encoding alpha/beta fold hydrolase, whose product MTNNSTSSARLAPPIGGFQEIEGRRIFVNRSGSGGPAVVFLPGASAVGLDYFGVQQGVSQFTTAVVYDRGGTGYSDPLPLPRTAAAVATELRELLRAQNIAAPYVLVPHSLGGFYAHRFAQLYPQDVAGLVWLDAFHRDWDDFMPPAAGLAAVEQMAPDWEQLEQMRPARREMYAELLADYPEHVRQALVDAKVSDEWTHVGIAERTKLAELATELRTGPNIPDVPVVALTVVGTDPAQQALTSERTLQEMHDGHTRMDAALVSAVSHGEQRILSDTVHHRLSFDRPDAVVQAIRDVVDRARP is encoded by the coding sequence ATGACGAACAACAGCACTTCCTCGGCTCGGCTCGCCCCGCCGATCGGAGGGTTCCAGGAGATCGAAGGCCGCCGCATTTTCGTGAATCGGTCGGGCAGCGGCGGACCGGCCGTGGTGTTCCTGCCGGGCGCCAGCGCGGTCGGCCTGGACTATTTCGGTGTCCAGCAGGGGGTTTCGCAGTTCACCACCGCCGTTGTGTACGACCGCGGCGGCACGGGCTACAGCGATCCCCTTCCGCTGCCGCGCACCGCCGCCGCGGTCGCCACGGAACTGCGCGAGCTGCTGCGCGCCCAGAACATCGCCGCCCCATACGTTCTGGTGCCGCACTCCCTCGGCGGCTTCTACGCGCATCGGTTCGCGCAGCTGTACCCGCAGGACGTGGCCGGGCTGGTCTGGTTGGACGCCTTCCATCGCGACTGGGACGACTTCATGCCTCCCGCGGCGGGTCTGGCCGCGGTCGAGCAGATGGCACCTGATTGGGAGCAGCTGGAACAGATGCGCCCGGCCCGGCGCGAGATGTACGCCGAGTTGCTCGCGGACTACCCGGAGCACGTGCGGCAGGCGCTGGTCGATGCCAAGGTGAGTGACGAATGGACCCACGTCGGCATCGCCGAGCGCACCAAGTTGGCCGAACTCGCCACCGAACTGCGGACCGGGCCGAACATTCCCGACGTCCCGGTGGTTGCTCTCACCGTGGTCGGCACCGACCCCGCCCAGCAGGCGCTGACGTCGGAGCGGACGTTGCAAGAGATGCATGACGGCCACACGAGAATGGACGCGGCCCTGGTGAGCGCGGTCTCGCACGGGGAACAACGCATCCTCTCCGACACCGTCCACCACCGCCTCAGCTTCGACCGCCCCGATGCCGTGGTCCAGGCGATCCGCGACGTCGTCGACCGAGCTCGCCCCTAG
- a CDS encoding MerR family transcriptional regulator, whose protein sequence is MLTISQLAATAGVTVRTVRHYHHVGLLPEPARDASGYRRYGAQAAVDLIRIRTLADAGVPLARIDALLHAQPTEFAAAVTDIDAELQRKIDQLTEYRRRIAELDSGEGLVLPPEVVAILNRMRSLGVSERRVRLERDSWILMQALDPHVMPQRIRDKNAGFDDPETTRLYLACDQSVDWDPYDPRLDRLIDDLDAWEIKHERDSNRAGYLKLVSSRISEASPAWQRIVDALAHRAKRRRTAGHDS, encoded by the coding sequence GTGCTCACGATCAGCCAGCTCGCGGCAACCGCCGGCGTGACCGTGCGCACCGTTCGCCACTACCACCACGTCGGCCTGTTGCCCGAGCCCGCGCGCGATGCCTCCGGCTACCGCCGCTACGGCGCGCAAGCGGCGGTGGATCTCATCCGGATCAGGACCCTCGCCGATGCGGGGGTGCCACTGGCCCGTATCGACGCGCTGCTGCACGCGCAGCCGACCGAATTCGCCGCGGCCGTCACCGACATCGACGCGGAATTGCAGCGCAAGATCGACCAGCTCACCGAATATCGCCGCCGGATCGCCGAACTGGACAGCGGCGAAGGGCTTGTCCTGCCGCCCGAGGTGGTCGCCATCCTGAACCGGATGCGCAGTCTCGGGGTCAGCGAACGGAGGGTACGACTCGAGCGCGACTCGTGGATCCTGATGCAGGCACTGGACCCGCACGTCATGCCGCAGCGGATACGGGACAAGAACGCCGGCTTCGACGACCCCGAGACGACACGCCTGTATCTCGCCTGTGATCAATCAGTCGACTGGGATCCGTACGATCCACGCCTGGACCGGCTCATCGACGACCTGGACGCATGGGAGATCAAACACGAACGAGACAGCAACCGGGCAGGCTACCTGAAGCTGGTCTCTTCCCGGATCTCCGAGGCATCACCGGCATGGCAACGCATCGTCGATGCGCTCGCCCACCGCGCCAAGCGGCGCCGAACCGCCGGGCACGACAGCTGA